The segment ATGCTCAGCTCCCCTTTTAAGACATTCAAAAGTTGCGGTAACTCGTCTAGGCTGGTGCGCCTCAATAATCGACCAATCCTAGTAACCCTAGGGTCGTTAGCCAGTTTTTGGTTTTGTTGAAATTCTTTAACCAAATCTGTGCGACCCATCGCCGCCAGCGCTGCCTCGGCGGTTTGGTAGGGCCGATCGGGTCCAGGACTATAGCGCCATTTCATACTGCGAAACTTATAAACATCTACGCCGCCGCCGCTGCGACTCAGCCGGTGATGTTTATAAATCACTGGGCCAGGATCGCTGATCTTGATAGCCAGATAGACGACTAGGAAAACCGGGCTAAAGACGATCAGAGCCAAGCCGGCCCCGACTACATCAAAGAGCCGTTTAAAGATCCTACCCCAGCCCTCTAGCGGAGTGCGTTGGATTTCAATTAGCTGCTCACCAGCCATTGATATAACTCGAGAGTTGGTCGCAAATAAACCAAATTGGTTGGGTACGAACCGATAAGTTATTTGATGCCTATTGGCGTAATTAATCAGGCTCAATACATCATCCGGTGGCAGGGCTGAATCGGCTTGGATAATGCCTTCGATGGCTGGCTTGATGGCGTCGGCCGCTTCGAGATTATCAACTGTTTTGGCATTGGGAAAATCGGCTGGCTGGATTTTGATCTTATCGTAAATAGCGGCAATTTCGTAACCAGAACGC is part of the Candidatus Saccharimonadales bacterium genome and harbors:
- a CDS encoding sugar transferase; amino-acid sequence: MDFHFALLGLYSLSNTRSRWEEWGKVFIGVSGGTMFLILLDFFSRNPIFPSRAVPVYGLFFSFVFVVIARTIVRFIQRWLFRYGIGVHRVLLVGSGAITKEIFDDLSRPRSGYEIAAIYDKIKIQPADFPNAKTVDNLEAADAIKPAIEGIIQADSALPPDDVLSLINYANRHQITYRFVPNQFGLFATNSRVISMAGEQLIEIQRTPLEGWGRIFKRLFDVVGAGLALIVFSPVFLVVYLAIKISDPGPVIYKHHRLSRSGGGVDVYKFRSMKWRYSPGPDRPYQTAEAALAAMGRTDLVKEFQQNQKLANDPRVTRIGRLLRRTSLDELPQLLNVLKGELSMVGPRPILEEELSHYGKHSAVFLSLKPGLTGLWQISGRSDIGYEERVKLDIYYVENWNLWLDIKILIKTVSSLMHRGGAY